A region from the Eretmochelys imbricata isolate rEreImb1 chromosome 16, rEreImb1.hap1, whole genome shotgun sequence genome encodes:
- the DOLK gene encoding dolichol kinase — protein MPLTGTMLNKPVLLESLIVFIIVLCVHTVVWDRYSWCAIALAVQAFYVQFKWDRLLQLGGAVFQFRTTANSGLLPASMVIPLLGIVMKERCKAAGIVYFERFGIVVASTGMVVALFLSVIAVGITRPVPTNTCILSGIAGSIILYTMKYSLTVSEVIEVLEVLLIFVYLSMILLYLLPRCFTPGEALLVLGSISFILKQLIKRSLNVIEGKGNPADFVLLVAVAGVVLLGIFFTALFFFMDSGTWTSSMFFHMMTAVLGLGVLMPWLYHLIQRNPLLWLLQFLVQTQTRVYLLVYWTLLAASACMVVLYQNSKRSSESKKHQASTITRKYFHFIVVATYIPGLIYDHQLLYIAAVLCLVVFVLLEYIRYFRIKPFGQTLRHLLTLFLDERDSGPLILTHIYLLVGMSLPVWLFPRPCAPKGTLSGAGALVPYSGVLAVGVGDTIASIFGSTIGEMKWPGTKKTFEGTMTAIFAQIIAVALILIFDGRVNLNTSYAWILGSISLVSLLEAYTTQIDNLLLPLYLQILLMA, from the coding sequence ATGCCGCTGACCGGAACCATGTTAAACAAACCAGTGCTTTTGGAATCCCTGATTGTGTTCATCATTGTGTTGTGTGTGCACACGGTAGTTTGGGACCGGTATTCCTGGTGTGCTATTGCTCTTGCTGTTCAGGCTTTTTATGTCCAATTTAAATGGGACCGTCTACTCCAACTGGGTGGGGCCGTATTCCAATTTCGGACGACAGCTAACAGTGGCCTCCTACCAGCTAGTATGGTCATCccactcctggggattgtgatgAAGGAGCGATGCAAGGCTGCCGGCATTGTGTACTTTGAACGTTTTGGCATAGTTGTGGCCTCCACGGGCATGGTGGTAGCCCTCTTCCTATCTGTAATAGCAGTTGGCATCACAAGGCCTGTGCCAACTAACACCTGCATACTTTCAGGCATTGCTGGCAGTATAATCCTCTATACCATGAAGTATTCTTTAACTGTTTCTGAAGTGATAGAGGTTCTGGAAGTGCTGCTTATTTTTGTCTACCTCAGTATGATCTTGCTTTACCTATTACCTCGATGTTTTACTCCTGGGGAGGCATTACTAGTCCTTGGGAGTATAAGTTTCATCCTCAAACAGCTCATTAAACGCTCACTGAACGTGATAGAGGGCAAAGGTAATCCTGCAGACTTCGTCCTTCTAGTGGCAGTGGCTGGGGTGGTCCTTCTTGGGATTTTCTTCACTGCTCTATTCTTCTTCATGGATTCAGGAACCTGGACATCCTCCATGTTTTTCCACATGATGACAGCAGTGCTGGGACTGGGGGTCCTTATGCCTTGGCTTTACCATCTGATCCAAAGGAATCCCTTGCTCTGGCTGCTCCAGTTTCTGGTTCAGACACAGACAAGAGTTTACCTCCTTGTGTACTGGACCCTGTTGGCTGCCTCTGCGTGCATGGTGGTTCTTTACCAGAATTCCAAGAGATCATCTGAATCTAAAAAGCACCAAGCTTCAACCATAACCAGAAAATATTTCCACTTCATTGTGGTGGCTACTTACATCCCTGGGCTAATTTATGACCACCAGCTTCTCTACATTGCTGCAGTGCTGTGTCTCGTAGTCTTTGTCCTTTTAGAGTACATACGATACTTCAGGATCAAGCCATTTGGCCAAACACTCAGGCACTTGCTCACTCTCTTTTTGGATGAACGAGATAGTGGACCTCTGATCTTGACTCACATTTACCTACTTGTTGGGATGTCCCTTCCAGTGTGGTTGTTCCCCAGGCCTTGTGCTCCGAAAGGTACCCTGTCTGGGGCAGGAGCATTGGTTCCCTACTCCGGGGTACTGGCAGTAGGGGTGGGAGACACAATAGCCTCAATTTTTGGCAGTACAATAGGAGAAATGAAATGGCCTGGGACAAAGAAGACGTTTGAAGGGACAATGACTGCCATCTTTGCTCAGATCATTGCTGTGGCTCTTATTCTGATATTTGATGGCAGAGTGAATCTGAACACCAGCTATGCCTGGATTTTGGGGTCCATCAGTTTAGTTTCCCTTTTGGAAGCCTACACTACCCAAATAGACAATCTGCTCTTACCTCTCTACCTCCAGATACTGCTCATGGCTTAG